Proteins co-encoded in one Brassica oleracea var. oleracea cultivar TO1000 chromosome C4, BOL, whole genome shotgun sequence genomic window:
- the LOC106337340 gene encoding UDP-galactose transporter 2-like — protein MAAEKERKSSAVSDMGAWAMNVISSVGIIMANKQLMSASGFAFSFATTLTGFHFALTALVGFVSNATGLSASKHVPMWELIWFSIVANVSIAAMNFSLMLNSVGFYQISKLSMIPVVCVMEWILHNKRYSKLVKLSVVVVVVGVAICTVTDVKVNAKGFVCACVAIFSSSLQQILIGSQQKKYSIGSFELLSKTAPIQALSLLLVGPFVDYLLSGKFIVNYTMSSGCFLFILLSCALAVFCNISQYLCIGRFSAVSFQVIGHMKTVCILTLGWLLFDSAMTFKNVSGMIVAIVGMVIYSWAMELEKQSAKALSTVKHSLTEEEFEFLKEGVEETTHSRDVELGHTKA, from the exons ATGGCTGCGGAGAAGGAGCGAAAATCTTCAGCGGTCTCCGACATGGGAGCCTGGGCAATGAATGTGATCAGCTCCGTTGGAATCATCATGGCCAATAAACAGCTTATGTCTGCTTCTGGTTTCGCCTTTAGTTTCG CAACGACTCTTACCGGATTCCATTTTGCTCTAACCGCATTGGTCGGTTTCGTGTCGAACGCGACGGGACTGTCGGCATCGAAACATGTCCCGATGTGGGAGCTAATCTGGTTCTCCATTGTCGCCAATGTCTCTATAGCCGCCATGAATTTCAGCCTCATGCTCAACTCCGTCGGCTTTTACCAG ATCTCGAAGCTGAGCATGATTCCTGTCGTATGTGTCATGGAATGGATCCTCCACAACAAACGATACTCCAAACTAGTGAAACTATCCGTCGTGGTTGTTGTCGTAGGTGTTGCTATTTGCACTGTCACTGATGTCAAAGTTAATGCCAAAGGTTTCGTTTGTGCTTGCGTTGCCATTTTCTCCTCGTCTCTGCAGCAGATTTTAATAGGTTCCCAGCAGAAGAAGTATTCAATTGGCTCTTTTGAATTGTTGAGTAAAACAGCACCCATTCAAGCTCTTTCGCTTCTCCTTGTTGGCCCTTTTGTTGATTATCTCCTCAGTGGCAAGTTCATTGTCAACTACACTATGTCTTCTGGTTGCTTT CTATTCATCCTTCTCTCATGTGCCTTGGCTGTGTTCTGCAACATAAGCCAGTACCTTTGCATCGGGCGCTTTTCAGCAGTATCGTTCCAGGTTATAGGTCACATGAAAACCGTGTGCATCCTCACACTCGGATGGCTCCTATTTGATTCTGCAATGACTTTTAAAAACGTGTCGGGCATGATTGTTGCGATTGTTGGGATGGTGATCTACAGTTGGGCCATGGAATTGGAGAAACAGTCAGCAAAGGCTTTGAGCACTGTGAAACACAGCTTAACAGAAGAGGAGTTTGAATTTCTGAAGGAAGGTGTAGAAGAAACTACACACTCGAGAGATGTTGAACTTGGTCACACAAAAGCTTAG
- the LOC106338281 gene encoding uncharacterized protein LOC106338281 → MLAHLSIPGLKDALIESPTTSYPGITIKKGKDEEDSKERIKQIEYEKSEKAEKATNMIIMNLGDHETWTCGRDTLTIEDLTNVVKPKEIELKEVKESNTSQRSGESNITRGRPDKIESFRGSNFNNKSRSMSRSKVLLADDRAISVQGIGSIQINTRGGTVNRLANVKQDGGEGKTCFYKKGKLALRGTLCGSLYLMDGEKILPSANVAVGKDDTVFWHCRLAHTSMRNLRVLVEKGILDKKKISEMDFCERCVMGKNKSLSFNVGKHNGDKMVRHMEKFLIPLKRKTPPSSSQSDIDDLDYLPWDPADRKRISEYHANQINEVIRKYLTISPCQPRGHIFKQSLKGGVLRRFNHAWFDQYQNWLEYSVKKDAAFCLCCYLFRDNAGKGGRNDAWTIDGFSSWNKPKNISEHIGDVNNFHNNAVMKCQNLMKEGQSIKDALHKQDDITKNEYRIRLNASIDASRFLLRQGLPFRGHEEKDESANNGNFVELLKYTAEQNKVVSKVVLGNAPGNNQMTSPKIQKDIVHCFAEELVKSIIEEIDHDVFGLLVDESADDSYKEQMAVVFRFVDKSGIVKERFISLTHVSDTSSSTLKSAIDSLFAKHGLSITKLRGQGYEGASNMKGEFNGLRSLISKESTSAYYVHCFAHQLQLVVVAVAKKHFDVGDFFDMISLLLNEVGASCKRKDLLRESQKEIIEKEVDDVTNSLSLSLQNRDQDILNAMSLVKSTRNQLQKFRDDGWSSLMIKLQEFNDRFNEVNTELLICAVSLSPIDSFSQFNNSRLMRLATFYPYDFSHGECISLEQQLDTYIDNIRSDDRFIHLEDLGELARTLVKTQKYMSFPLVYRLLKLILILPVATATVERSFSAMKIVKTDRRNRIGDHFLNDCLICFIEKDVFKKITNETVMKRFQNMKDRRIVL, encoded by the exons ATGCTAGCTCATCTTTCGATTCCTGGGTTGAAGGATGCTCTGATTGAGTCTCCGACAACATCATATCCTGGGATTACGATTAAGAAAGGCAAGGATGAGGAGGACTCCAAGGAGCGGATCAAACAGATAGAGTACGAGAAGTCTGAGAAGGCTGAGAAGGCGACGAACATGATCATCATGAATCTTGGAGATCAT GAAACATGGACGTGTGGAAGAGATACCTTGACCATTGAAGATTTGACTAATGTTGTTAAGCCAAAGGAGATTGAGTTGAAGGAGGTGAAGGAATCAAACACTTCACAGAGGTCTGGTGAGTCGAATATCACACGAGGAAGACCTGATAAAATAGAAAGCTTTAGAGGCAGTAACTTCAACAACAAATCTAGGTCCATGTCAAGGTCAAAG GTTCTGCTTGCAGACGACAGAGCAATATCAGTCCAAGGGATTGGATCCATCCAGATTAACACAAGAGGAGGAACCGTTAACAGGCTTGCCAATGTCAA GCAAGACGGTGGAGAAGGGAAAACTTGTTTCTATAAGAAGGGCAAGTTGGCTCTACGGGGAACATTGTGTGGAAGTTTATATCTAATGGATGGAGAGAAAATACTACCTTCAGCAAATGTAGCTGTAGGAAAAGATGACACAGTGTTCTGGCATTGTCGACTTGCGCATACAAGCATGAGGAATCTGAGGGTGTTGGTTGAGAAAGGAATACTGGACAAGAAAAAGATCAGTGAGATGGACTTCTGCGAAAGGTGTGTCATGGGTAAGAACAAAAGCCTCAGTTTCAATGTTGGCAAACACAACGGTGATAAAATGGTAAG ACATATGGAGAAATTTTTGATACCTTTGAAAAGAAAAACTCCACCATCATCATCTCAAAGTGATATAGATGATTTGGATTATCTACCATGGGATCCTGCTGATCGAAAAAGAATATCAGAATATCATGCAAATCAAATAAACGAGGTGATCCGAAAATATTTAACCATAAGTCCTTGTCAACCCCGTGGTCATATTTTCAAACAATCACTGAAAGGAGGTGTGTTGAGACGGTTTAATCATGCTTGGTTTGATCAGTATCAGAATTGGTTAGAATATAGTGTGAAGAAAGATGCAGCTTTCTGTCTATGTTGTTACTTGTTCCGGGATAATGCTGGTAAAGGTGGAAGGAATGATGCATGGACCATTGATGGTTTCTCTAGCTGGAACAAGCCCAAAAATATTTCAGAACATATAGGTGATGTTAACAATTTTCACAATAATGCAGTAATGAAGTGTCAAAACTTGATGAAAGAAGGCCAGTCTATAAAGGATGCTTTGCATAAACAAGATGATATTACGAAGAATGAGTATCGAATCAGGTTAAATGCTTCCATTGATGCTTCCAGATTCTTGTTGAGACAAGGGTTACCTTTTCGTGGTCATGAAGAGAAAGACGAATCTGCTAATAATGGTAACTTTGTAGAACTCTTGAAATACACTGCTGAGCAAAACAAAGTTGTGAGTAAGGTTGTATTAGGAAATGCTCCTGGAAACAATCAGATGACTTCTCCAAAGATTCAGAAAGATATTGTGCATTGTTTTGCGGAAGAGCTGGTCAAAAGTATTATTGAAGAAATTGATCATGATGTCTTCGGTTTGTTGGTGGATGAGTCTGCTGATGATTCTTATAAAGAACAGATGGCAGTAGTGTTTCGTTTTGTTGACAAAAGTGGAATAGTCAAAGAGAGATTCATAAGTCTTACTCATGTAAGTGATACATCTTCATCAACTTTGAAATCTGCTATTGATTCTTTGTTTGCTAAGCATGGATTAAGCATTACAAAACTAAGAGGACAAGGTTACGAGGGAGCAAGTAACATGAAAGGTGAATTCAATGGGTTAAGGTCACTAATCTCAAAGGAAAGCACATCAGCATATTATGTTCATTGCTTTGCTCACCAGCTTCAATTGGTTGTTGTGGCAGTTGCCAAAAAACATTTTGATGTTGGAGATTTTTTTGATATGATTTCTCTGTTGTTGAATGAGGTGGGAGCTTCATGCAAAAGGAAAGATTTGCTCCGAGAAAGTCAAAAAGAAATTATTGAGAAAGAAGTTGATGATG TCACAAATAGTTTGTCCCTGTCCCTGCAAAACAGAGATCAAGATATCTTGAATGCAATGTCATTGGTAAAATCGACTAGAAACCAGCTGCAGAAATTTAGAGATGATGGATGGAGTTCTCTTATGATTAAG CTTCAAGAATTCAATGATCGCTTTAACGAGGTGAACACTGAACTACTTATTTGTGCTGTTTCTTTATCTCCCATTGATTCGTTCTCTCAGTTTAACAATTCAAGATTGATGAGGTTAGCAACGTTCTATCCATATGACTTTAGTCATGGAGAATGCATATCTCTTGAGCAGCAGTTAGATACCTATATTGATAACATTCGAAGTGACGACAGATTTATTCATTTAGAAGATCTTGGAGAACTTGCTCGTACTTTGGTGAAAACCCAAAAGTATATGTCATTTCCTTTGGTTTATAGGTTGCTGAAGTTGATATTGATTTTGCCTGTTGCTACTGCAACTGTGGAGAGAAGTTTTTCAGCCATGAAGATTGTGAAGACAGATCGACGAAATCGGATTGGAGATCATTTTTTAAATGATTGTTTGATTTGTTTTATCGAAAAGGATGTATTTAAAAAAATCACAAATGAAACTGTGATGAAAAGGTTCCAGAACATGAAAGATCGTAGGATTGTTTTGTAG
- the LOC106338282 gene encoding uncharacterized protein LOC106338282 → MSSRIHQATSAAPKIDSVIALTSRTPFTEELTEVKLREMDKLRLPGYKPGGDPVEHLTAFNIAVARARLDPEERDAGYCQLFVETLNEQALTWFSGLEENSISSFKELSSAFLKTYIVFTKREATASTLWNLKQTKDQSLRDYMERFKSVVSRINIPDHIAVDALRNNLLVECKFREDLYRTPTSSLHDAVARSQNFIRMEEDTKAIMSKHNSAKQLAPKNAATTHVEPRQHAPSDKHNRKNGLLYIVDENGKKWNTFHRETDPPSESPQATAAAAVAQVDSVAGPSRTPPGLTKSCKLHGVKGHDTSECKTLFTQFLSSIESGELKLPPPKPKSESSWSRNKDRKNQRKNQGKPRQDDQKPKDAEQTPRQDDDGDVSADEDQPAVRQRIEVIRAQPESSSDEESELEEAPDSSDLRMLLKRKATPRISETPGPSDLRVEHNAKRTKHAPSQRSSPASPDDNPIVDLRDQLNARMDDLLFVGTIHLSVQAERVTRTVKFSVVSTKAPYHVILGTPWLYSMRAIASTYHQCVKFPGMDGTIKTVRGDQRATRDLLIATVKLQCSQSLVNSVSPPISKVCPQKEEVLEVPIDESDPSKVLRVGAYLSDEMQRAILDFLKQNLSTFAWSMSDMRGIDPS, encoded by the exons ATGAGCTCGAGAATCCACCAAGCAACCAGCGCAGCTCCTAAGATTGATAGCGTCATTGCTTTAACATCACGCACACCTTTTACCGAAGAACTGACGGAGGTCAAGCTGCGGGAAATGGACAAGTTGCGCCTCCCAGGGTACAAACCAGGAGGTGATCCCGTCGAGCATTTGACGGCTTTCAACATCGCGGTGGCGAGAGCTAGACTTGATCCCGAGGAAAGAGACGCAGGATACTGCCAACTCTTTGTCGAGACATTGAACGAACAAGCCCTGACTTGGTTCTCGGGACTCGAAGAGAACTCGATTAGCAGCTTCAAAGAGCTCTCCTCGGCGTTTCTCAAGACTTACATCGTGTTCACCAAACGCGAAGCAACAGCTTCAACCCTCTGGAACCTTAAGCAAACGAAGGACCAGAGCCTTCGTGATTACATGGAACGGTTTAAGTCGGTCGTGTCAAGAATCAACATTCCCGATCACATCGCCGTCGACGCCCTGAGGAACAATCTTCTGGTAGAATGTAAGTTCCGAGAAGATCTCTATCGAACTCCCACCTCGTCACTACATGATGCCGTTGCTCGGTCCCAAAACTTCATCCGTATGGAGGAGGACACTAAAGCCATCATGAGCAAGCATAACTCGGCGAAGCAATTGGCACCTAAAAACGCTGCTACTACTCACGTCGAACCTCGTCAGCATGCTCCCAGCGACAAACACAACCGCAAGAATGGTCTCCTCTACATCGTTGATGAAAACGGGAAGAAATGGAACACCTTTCATCGAGAGACAGATCCTCCGAGCGAATCCCCCCAAGCAACGGCGGCCGCCGCAGTCGCCCAGGTCGATTCCGTAGCGGGTCCATCCCGGACTCCTCCAGGACTTACCAAATCGTGCAAGCTCCATGGCGTCAAAGGCCACGACACGTCAGAGTGCAAAACACTTTTCACACAGTTCCTCTCTTCGATCGAAAGCGGCGAGCTTAAGCTCCCTCCTCCGAAACCAAAAAGCGAAAGCAGTTGGAGCAGGAACAAGGATAGGAAGAATCAGCGAAAAAATCAGGGGAAACCGCGTCAAGACGACCAAAAGCCAAAGGATGCCGAGCAGACCCCTCGTCAGGATGACGATGGTGACGTCTCAGCAGACGAAGACCAACCCGCGGTCAGACAAAGGATCGAAGTTATTCGCGCCCAACCAGAGTCCTCATCGGATGAAGAGAGTGAACTCGAGGAAGCTCCCGACTCGTCGGACTTACGTATGCTCCTCAAGCGAAAGGCCACTCCGAGGATTAGCGAGACTCCCGGTCCCTCTGATCTCCGAGTCGAGCACAACGCCAAAAGAACCAAGCACGCGCCGAGTCAAAGATCCTCACCAGCATCTCCAGACGACAACCCTATCGTCGATTTGCGCGACCAACTTAACGCCCGGATGGACGATCTAC TATTCGTCGGGACTATCCATCTCTCAGTACAAGCAGAGAGAGTAACTCGGACGGTCAAATTCTCGGTGGTCAGTACCAAGGCCCCCTATCACGTGATACTAGGTACCCCATGGCTGTACTCTATGCGAGCAATTGCATCTACATACCACCAGTGCGTCAAATTCCCGGGGATGGATGGGACGATTAAGACAGTAAGAGGAGATCAACGAGCCACACGAGATTTGTTGATCGCCACGGTCAAATTACAGTGCTCGCAGTCACTCGTCAACTCGGTTTCCCCTCCGATAAGTAAGGTCTGCCCACAAAAGGAAGAAGTGCTCGAGGTCCCGATCGACGAGTCGGATCCAAGTAAAGTGCTACGAGTAGGCGCCTATCTATCGGACGAGATGCAGCGTGCTATCCTGGATTTCCTGAAGCAAAACTTGTCTACCTTTGCTTGGTCGATGTCTGACATGCGAGGGATCGACCCGTCCTGA